The stretch of DNA CTCCATCACCATCCCCAGAGCCTCCTAGCACCATTGCCTTGTACGATTTCCCACCTCCACTAGTCTCCTTCTGTAACTCCAGCAAATCAGTATAGTCCTTTGGCATCGAAGAGTAATCAGCAAAAACTTGATCACCTTTTTTAACTTTCTTTGTGCTTCTCTCTTGCAAATCTTCTTCGGCCGttgatttttttgtgttttcgtTATTTTGCCCTAGCAGAGCCATTCAATGAGATCGAATTTGATTTTTGAGCAAATAAATCACAGTTAGAATATCTTTCAAGCAAATAACTTTAGGAAAAATTCAGTTGtaaatatgcatttttttaaacaaaatcaatacttctataattaattataatacatTCTGAATCATTTTTGCAGGGTTACAATCTTTTTTGTTACACTTCTATGCAAATCAAACTAAGTCCAAGAAAGAACAACAAAATGTGTTCATAATTTCATCAGTTTGTTTCCAAAATATCTACCGGGTATGAGTGAATTGTGTCCCTCCATGCAGTGTAAATATCAGGCTTAACATCACCTAGACATTTCCACACTGCACTGTTACACTTGAATCCACTTCCAAAGGCAATTTGCCACACTCTATCACCACATTTCATCCTCCCTTTTGCTTCTATGTAAGACAACTCATACcaaattgaagaagatgaagtgtTTCCAAATCTGTAAAGAGCCATTTGTGATGGCTCAACATCTTGTTTCCCTAGCTTCAAGTTTTTCTCAATAGCTTGTATAACAGCTCTTCCTCCTGAATGTATGCAGAAATGCTCGAAAGCCTTGTTAAATTTCGGAGTATATATGCTTGTGCTTCTTCTACTCCAtagtttataataaataattgaaattacATATAGGAATTGCTCTCTCCATGGTAAAACCAATGGTCCTAatgaaacaatatttttcttcaaCACATCTCCACAAATATTGACTATGTTCTTCGATATCGATATACCTTCTTTGTTATCTGAATCCACATCTTGGTATACACATGCATAAGATTGATCATCATATGCATTGATTGTTCTAACAATATGTTTTAGCTCATACTTTGCTTTATGCTTATCATGAACCCTACTAGACATCAATATAGCTGATCCTCCCATTCTGAATAGACAATTTGTTAGTAGCATAGATGGAACTTTACCTGTGTACCAATTTAAACTAAGTGTCTCTGTGCTTACTATTAAAGCCAATGAGTTTCTATGAACTCTCAACAAGTCTTTTGCAAGACTAACAGCTATAATTCCAGCACTGCATCCCATACCTGATAAATGGAAGCTCTTAATGTTGCTTCTCATCTTGAACTTGTTAACCACCATGGTACTAAGACACGGCGTAGGACAGAAAATGCTACTGTTGGTTATTAAAATGTCGATGGCTTTTgggttgatttttgttttctgcAAAAGATCTTTTACTGCTGAAAACATTATTAATTCAGCTTCTTCAAGTGCAAAGGTAAGAGCTTTAACTTTTGGTATTTGTGCTAGTGATTGAGGAATGGCTGTTTCATCACTGAATCCTGATTTTGCATTGATTTTGCTATGGAAATCAACAGCTTCTTGTTccatttcatcaaaaaaattattctcttCAAACATGGCTTTAGGTATTCTATAAGAACTTGGAGGACAAAAACAGTTAAAATCTATCAAATAAATGTGTACTTTTCTTCTACGTGCAAAGTAAAAGGTTGCTAAACCTACTAACAAAAGTACCACAAAAAGATGCTTTGATGATACATTAGTGTTCATAAGCTGTATAAGAACTTCCAATAAGGAATACAAAGTGTAAGGTTCCATTATTGTCACAAGTTGTGGAAGTTAATTTGTTTTGGCtagcatttttttttaggtaTGTGAGGTTGATATTTTATGTCATGATTATATGGACTTAGAAATTGAGGAGATGATCATGATGGATGAATGTCTTGGCATGAGAGAGTCCAATgggaaaagaaaagagaaaaatgtgGAAGGAAATGAGCATTCTTTTAGTGCTTTCCTAAATTGTGGCATTATCTTTCCTAGCTTGACATGTATATCCTCTCACGCAAagagttctttttttttttaggctaaCTTTTTTGTCCATCTTAAAATTAACTTGTGAATTACATTTTCTTATCTTTCTAGTTGTTTTTCTAATGTGACTTTCTACAATGTTACTTGAAGGAGAGAAATCCTCTTagttgagagtttttttttttttgacttactCTTAGTTGAGAGTTAGTAGACCATTTATGTAGATGAATCAAGGTGGTTTAAACAATTAATTAGAATGATAGGATATATTTGTAATTTGCACCTCATGAGGGTAAAACTTCTAGTTTGACTTTGTACCAAACTAGATGTGGCAACACATTTGGTAATAAAAAGGTTTGGAAAAATCGGTAAACAACTTGATCCTCAACAATGCTTCTAGTTGAAGAAGGTCTAAAGAGGCAAAGTATGAACACTCACAATGCTTTGGTAGGTAGAATAAAAAATACTCAGTGTAAgttaaggggggtg from Trifolium pratense cultivar HEN17-A07 linkage group LG5, ARS_RC_1.1, whole genome shotgun sequence encodes:
- the LOC123885255 gene encoding probable 3-ketoacyl-CoA synthase 21, translated to MEPYTLYSLLEVLIQLMNTNVSSKHLFVVLLLVGLATFYFARRRKVHIYLIDFNCFCPPSSYRIPKAMFEENNFFDEMEQEAVDFHSKINAKSGFSDETAIPQSLAQIPKVKALTFALEEAELIMFSAVKDLLQKTKINPKAIDILITNSSIFCPTPCLSTMVVNKFKMRSNIKSFHLSGMGCSAGIIAVSLAKDLLRVHRNSLALIVSTETLSLNWYTGKVPSMLLTNCLFRMGGSAILMSSRVHDKHKAKYELKHIVRTINAYDDQSYACVYQDVDSDNKEGISISKNIVNICGDVLKKNIVSLGPLVLPWREQFLYVISIIYYKLWSRRSTSIYTPKFNKAFEHFCIHSGGRAVIQAIEKNLKLGKQDVEPSQMALYRFGNTSSSSIWYELSYIEAKGRMKCGDRVWQIAFGSGFKCNSAVWKCLGDVKPDIYTAWRDTIHSYPVDILETN